Proteins co-encoded in one Hymenobacter swuensis DY53 genomic window:
- a CDS encoding DNA binding protein, giving the protein MEVNIENLKKEHGDIQTLTLKDKAGKTVATAYLKEPGRVVVARAMSLIAQSKPLEAGEFILENCFVGGDQTILENEKFKMSASMQAVQLVELLDGELKKN; this is encoded by the coding sequence GTGGAAGTAAACATCGAAAACCTCAAGAAAGAGCACGGCGACATTCAGACGTTGACGCTGAAGGACAAGGCCGGCAAAACGGTGGCCACGGCCTACCTGAAGGAGCCCGGTCGGGTAGTGGTGGCCCGCGCTATGTCGCTCATTGCCCAGAGCAAGCCGCTGGAGGCGGGTGAGTTCATCCTCGAAAACTGCTTTGTGGGCGGTGACCAGACCATCCTCGAAAACGAGAAGTTCAAGATGTCGGCCTCGATGCAGGCCGTGCAGCTGGTGGAGCTGCTCGACGGCGAGCTTAAAAAAAACTAA
- a CDS encoding DUF2586 family protein, translated as MLPDVSIIKGRGGLGRQRPTEDGISGLLTQGVAVVGGLQLGTVYELRSLRQLEALGVDADYDTANSADLHYHVSEFFRLSQGGVLYLLVVARTVTMAQMADKAEPYAKRLLTEANGKIKQLALCLDSAASYAATVVDGLDGDVVAALPKAQALAAEEFAQHRPVLVLLAGHGLSVSLAGLLDLREQNAEYVALVIGTDHLSRPGVPAIGTALGTVSLAQVHENIGWLDKFTLAGNGRFLSAGLSNGKSLGELVAGDLEGLHAKGYLFAMQHVGFDGFFWNDSHTCTDLASDYAYIENVRTSNKAARVVRQALLPSLKGPLPLNADGTLRASAVGELEAKGKSALDNSMGRAGEISASDVYIDPAQDVLATSIVTADFSIVPIGTAREIRATVGFAKSV; from the coding sequence ATGTTGCCCGACGTTTCCATCATCAAAGGCCGCGGTGGCCTGGGCCGGCAGCGCCCCACCGAAGACGGTATTTCCGGCCTGCTCACCCAGGGCGTGGCCGTCGTGGGCGGCCTGCAGCTGGGCACCGTGTACGAGCTGCGCAGCCTGCGCCAGCTGGAGGCCTTGGGCGTCGATGCCGACTACGACACGGCCAACAGTGCCGACCTGCACTACCACGTGTCAGAGTTCTTCCGCCTGAGCCAGGGTGGCGTGCTCTACCTGCTGGTAGTGGCCCGCACCGTGACCATGGCGCAAATGGCCGATAAGGCCGAGCCCTACGCCAAGCGTCTGCTCACGGAGGCCAACGGCAAGATCAAGCAGCTGGCCCTCTGCCTCGATTCGGCCGCCAGCTACGCTGCTACGGTCGTGGACGGCCTCGACGGCGACGTGGTGGCGGCCCTGCCCAAAGCCCAGGCGCTGGCGGCCGAGGAGTTTGCCCAGCACCGCCCGGTGCTCGTGCTGCTGGCCGGCCACGGCCTGTCCGTGTCGCTGGCGGGCCTGCTGGATCTGCGTGAGCAGAATGCCGAGTACGTGGCCCTGGTTATCGGTACCGACCACCTGAGCCGCCCCGGCGTGCCGGCCATCGGTACCGCGCTGGGTACGGTGAGCCTGGCCCAGGTGCACGAGAATATCGGCTGGCTCGACAAGTTCACTCTCGCCGGCAACGGCCGCTTCCTGAGCGCCGGCCTCTCCAACGGCAAGAGCCTGGGTGAGCTGGTGGCCGGCGACCTGGAAGGCCTGCACGCCAAAGGCTACCTGTTTGCCATGCAGCACGTGGGCTTCGACGGCTTTTTCTGGAACGACTCGCACACCTGCACGGATTTGGCCAGCGACTACGCCTACATCGAGAACGTGCGCACCAGCAACAAAGCCGCCCGCGTGGTGCGCCAGGCGCTGCTGCCGAGCCTGAAGGGCCCGTTACCGCTCAACGCCGACGGCACACTGCGCGCGTCGGCCGTGGGTGAGCTGGAGGCCAAAGGCAAGTCGGCCCTTGACAACAGCATGGGCCGGGCGGGCGAAATCTCGGCCTCCGATGTGTACATCGACCCCGCCCAGGACGTGCTGGCCACCAGCATCGTGACAGCGGATTTTTCCATTGTGCCCATCGGCACGGCCCGCGAAATCCGGGCCACGGTCGGCTTTGCTAAGAGCGTTTAA